One Vicia villosa cultivar HV-30 ecotype Madison, WI linkage group LG5, Vvil1.0, whole genome shotgun sequence genomic window, TTATGGAAGAGATATGATAGTAAAGAATGTGATGGATGAGAGATGTTGATAGATAATGTGAGTCGGATGGTGATGGAAAGGAAGTGTTTAGAGACTCGGGATAGAGAATGAAAAGACATGCTCCCAGCAATCATCAGGTAAGTAAAAAACAGGTTCTGCAGCAATAGCAATAGGGGGTGTTGTTGTTTTGGTAGAAGAAAGGGATTGTTGTTGTTGCGAAGATTCAATACAGGTTATCTTCTTGTTATTCATATTCAATACTTGTTCCATATTAAGACTATTACGTTGAAGAACAATGGAGTATTGGTGTCGTGGTTCTTATTTTCTTGTTACATAttgagattatatatatatataacaataaaaAAACGACTACCGAAAATCTGCTCTATCTAACAAATATAATTAGTTTGGATTTttcatagatttaaaactttgaaTTGTTTTAGTCAAATCAGATACTATATCTAAATACACCTGCTAACCCAAAAAATATATACAGAGAAAAAAATTTGAGAATAGGATTTGGAGAATAGGATTTGGTCACTGTTTCAGCCAAGTAAAGAAGAATGATAACATTAAACAGAATGATATAATTAGTTGCTGGCAGAGAGAAtgttagggtatgtttggatatcacgaaatgaacggagtggaatggaatggagcggagtgggatggagtggaacggagcggaacgaatataccattccattgtttggaaattttagaacggaataagacaaattattcattccgcccaaatcggaggggaaggaatatggtggtaagtgatggaatggaatggaatccataccattcatttccgctccgctccatccgtttttaaattatccaaacaacagaatatcattttattccattccattccgctccgctccatccgattccatcaatccaaacaaagccttaaTGTAATCtatcataaaaaaaaactgaACATTCAAAACTTAAGTTGCTCTACAAAGTAGCAATACTGAATAAATAGGAGAAAAACAAAACTTGTCTTCAAAACATGAAGCACTCTCTTTGGTATTCTATCTGCAGATTTTCAATTTCAACCAACAGATCCCTGTAGTTGTAGTTGATGTTAGCATCTCCTGCAGCACAATGATGTGTTGTGTATTAGTCAGTGCCATTCACTGTTTTCAATTATGATTCATCATATAGAAGAACACACTTGTGGattattaattaagcaatattaccCAACAGAAAACAAAAACATCTAGAAACACTTTCAAGCACCCAAACTGATAATGTGATTAAACAACATATCACTAAATGATTGACTAATGAGTAAATGATTATCATATGCAGACTAATGAGTAAATACTCAGTTGTAAGTTGACATTTAACTATCATAGAAttaaagttgataaaaaaaaaaacttacatttTTGCAGAATGCTTGCAAACACGGCATCCATGATGCGAAAAGAGTTTCATAGTTCCTTTAGTGAAACGAATACGAGATGGAGCAATTATCTTTCTTAAAGACAGGCTTGACAATAACACTGAGCAAACATCACGATCCACATTAGAACAATTCCGCAAATTGATCTCTCTTAGTTGTGTGCAGTTTTCAAGCACATGTTTCACTCCTTTCTGTGTGACATTACGACAATTTTCAAGGTTGAATTGCAAAAGCCCGCGACAACCCTTTGTGATTGTATAGAGTGTTTTATCGTCAACGCTTGTACATGACAAATTCAACACCTCCAAGTTAGGAAGTTCAAAGTTCATTCCAACAAGTAGCTTCACTCTTGGACATTTGGCTAAATTCAAATGTCTAATGTTACAAAATCTCCTAAAAACTTGACCAATATCTTCATCAGGTTGGAAAGAATTCAAATCAAGCAGCTGCAAATtggagaaaatggaagaaaaccTTATGATGGTTTCATCTCTTAACTTCTCACAATTAGCCAAATAGAGAGACTTTAATTGAGAGTTTACAATAGGATCCTTCGATGAATTAGAATTCCTTACGCTCTCTTTTCCAATAGATGTCCCACCCATATTGATCTCAATAAGTGAAGGACAGTTCCTAACAAGTGCAAACAAGGCTGATTCTGTGAGTCTTTTACAACGACTAAGGTTTATAGAGATCAAATCATCCAGAAATAAAGACAACTCGGCAACATGTTGATTATTCAGACAAGAAGCCCTTTGAAGAATCAAATGTTGTATACATGGAGACTTGGATAGCAAAGAATATATTCCAGTATAACTACAGCCTGAACAATTTCGGAGACCAAGCCTTGTCAAAGGAAGACCCTCCATTGCAATAGAGGAGAGCAACTCATCGGATATTCTCAAATTGAACAAATCAAGTGAAGTCAAACCCTTCAAAATCACCAAAGAGTCAATGAAAGATGAAGTGAGGGGGTGGAACTTGCTTGCTGAAAAAGATAAAGAGCTCAACGTTGGCCTCTCGTGGAGATCAGCTGCGATGTCAGACAGGGTTATGCGCCAACAATTAATGATGTTAACCTCTTTGAGAAGCTTACAGTTCTTGCACATGTGGAAAAGTAATTCGTTGGAGATATAGGAATTACGAGACAAGTTAACTGTTAGAATATTAATTGaaaccgaatggaatcgaggctagaatcgtgtacggaacactttccttatagtatttcaagcactcccaatttgtcttggagtttctacgcaggaatacccaggataattcagccttatcgagtttgcgcaagaccggcgaaaactcgaatgtagcgaagagtgcacTGGAATTATTCTAAAGGATTTGCATTTTTTCTGATTTTAATTATGAATCCGAAATTATGCTTTTATAGGCCATgctgatattgtttcacaaggtagcgacccttggtgaaacaatttcttttccaagagttatgacttttggcCCACAGCATGGTTCACCAACAGTTGCAATATTCCATGAAGAGTTACCACTCttcgaattcaaaattcaaatcataacatattttccttgtcattttggaacataatcatattattaattatcattaataatttgcaacaatcccccacttgttctaataatgacaagtctaattccagaatatagaaagcaaaagagtgttaatacagttaggtatctttcgatttgaacttaaccttagtaaagacaacgcaaagcctaatcggaacgttaggtagctatgctttgaaccgttatcccatgtgatcagaccggcgttactatacacacactctttaaaggttcttcgcctacatatctcgcctagcactatttatggccatgtgcttttcctgttttcatgaattttttatgagagaaactccaactctcactttaagacggcaccatcttgaaattcatataggtgaagttcagtttgtatctatttcttgagatacatatcctcctcgatatagaacttcattaagagtttctataaaaactcaaccctcaattatataatagtcaacattgtcacaaaatgttgcaccaacttccaaatcaacgacttgttgttacccattgaatcttaggttaagatgtattaacttcagattgggttgctatcattgttggaacacttattcaaggagtttcaacctcacacTTTTTGAGATTGTCTTTACTAATCCATGACCATTGGTTTAGTAAATGAATcattcaaattatagatcgatcgtatatatgtgaatgaaatgattacatctttaatcaattttctcacgaaagaatatctaaggcctcagtgcccaaacttttcattttacacttatctgaattctTTTGCTAAACTGGCTTAACTGTCACgttgtgttaacacctttgaaacaccGTGTttatagccaatggaacttccaacagaagGTCCCTCAATCATTCAACTTTTTTGACCAGTGGTAGAAATATCCACACACTATGGCTTCATGGCCAAGATAGTCATGCATCTTTATTtattgctcttccaagaaatctcaccccAACTAGTGTACATATCCACTTAGTTGTAAATATATGAACTCCAACACTcaatatccaactcatattggtatatccttctactatggtaggaaacctaccataatggaggtcaagattttgttttgaaagataatcaaaatccttgtgaTTTCTTTGGAGTGCTcaccatttggattgctagtaaatctactcatttactaagtGCAAATGCTATGTCAGGTCTAGTACATTACATTAGAACACCAATTTCACTTGCGTATTCTAATAAAGCCACATCTCTTTcatcatcattttgacactaagatcaaattgaatattcactttctgGAAACGTgatagtttgaacttatcaagaactttctcaaagTATCTTTGACTAAGtttataacccccactatttttgtATTACTTTGATCTCCAAAAGAGTGTCAattagtccaagatctttcatcttgaatgtggtttTCTCAACCCCCACTCTTTCGTTTTACTTTGATCGCAAAGAGTGcccactatttcaagatttttcatcttgaatgtggaagttagaaacctctttgtttctaagatttcATTCGTCTCTTTGATAATGATCAACATGgagacaaaggaatatcacaaaattcttacacaactttgtgtacaaacacttatcacaagaattagatgaaaaaggtttttagataatcatgcatgatgatgcaagaaggtttttagatgaagtgagagattaaattatgagcaatttaaaataaatagtataaattgcaatgagtaccttagttatgttcacttctctcaaatcttctcttgaacttctatgttcaaccttcttgatcaacCACATCATTGATGTACATGACACTTTAGATCCTTTTCTTAtttgataacctttgtcttcatcaaaactaaatataagatgtattcttcacaatctccccctttttgatgatgacaaactctttgaattcttgttttgataatattgaaaattctccccctaacttgtgtggttcctccttaatcggagaatcttacaatgacaaagtcaaacttttaatgtcattgtttcggtgcttgttttaatccatacaagaaTTTAACAAGCTTTCACACCTTTTGTTCATTACTAGGAAGCACATAACCTTCTGGTTTCTCCATAtaaatctcctcatcgagatctccatttgatgaactataagatCATGCAAAAAAAATAATGCAAACGAAACTCCAATGTTCGTTATGCTTGCTATATTAGTGCATACGTGTTGAAACAATCAACACATTTCTTTTGTATAAAATCCTTGGCACTAATCTATCTTTGAAATTGATTACGTtccaatatttttatttataccaACACTTGCTTTCAAAAACACACTTACATCTtgtcaaaaaacaaaaacacactTAAATGTTTAAGACCAGTATCGATCATTTATCATGCATACACCAATATTACATTTCCATATTTTACGTCATTTTCTAATCGTTCCGTTAAATCCATTAAAATACCAACCGGTACAAGACAATTACATATTTTAATATGTTCATACCACCGTTTCAGTATTTATAAAAGACAAGTATTATACACAGTATCTGAGACTACTAAAACATAAAACATTGTATACAATTCAGATTTTTTAAGGTAACTGTACATTTGAATTCACAAATATGGAATTCGATTTTGATTTGGATGCTGTTTATGAGTCTCTAATtctaattatataatattatatattgatgGAAATTgaactatttttaataaaataacatgAAACATTACCATGGTATAATTTAATATGATATAGATATATGATTCATTCTTTTTGCCAATATTCTATTAATGTGAAATCATATTCTACATAAAACTTTCTACATCAAGGCAAGCAACGTTCGGCAATTACAAATTATAATTATGTACATATATGTTAGAAAACTATTCTTTAAATAGTTGTGTTCTGATTCATACAAAACACCATATATTGTCTAATCTTTATGAAAATGATAAAACGTACCCGGATTCATGATGCAAATTCTTCTTGTGTTAAGAATGTGTCTACAACAAAATAGTTCATCTTTTGATGTTTGAAATAAAATGTCTCGATTGCCATTACTTGAAGtactataagattgttagaaaattaacttaaaccgaatggaatcgaggctagaatcgtgtacggaacactttccttatagtatttcaagcactcccaatttgtcttggagtttctacgcaggaatacccaggataattcagccttatcgagtttgcgcaagaccggcgaaaactcgaatgtagcgaagagtgcacTGGAATTATTCTAAAGGATTTGCATTTTTTCTGATTTTAATTATGAATCCGAAATTATGCTTTTATAGGCCATgctgatattgtttcacaaggtagcgacccttggtgaaacaatttcttttccaagagttatgacttttggcCCACAGCATGGTTCACCAACAGTTGCAATATTCCATGAAGAGTTACCACTCttcgaattcaaaattcaaatcataacatattttccttgtcattttggaacataatcatattattaattatcattaataatttgcAACATTAACTTTGCGGAGTTTGGGCAGTGCCAACGAAAGAGCCTGTGCAGGGAAGAAGGCGGTTTTGTTAAATTTAAACTGTTTAGGTTTACTGAAGTCAAGTTCTTCGAGGAGAGGGAAGCATTCGGCAATGAATAACATGTGGGTATAATAGAGAGTAGCAATGTTGGAACATACTAGAGATGTCAAAGTTGTaatgtttttggagaaagctCGCAATCCCTTTACTCGAATAATGAGTTGGTTTGAGATATTGAGTGATGTGATTTTCAATGGAAAACGAGAGATTTGGATGAGAAGATCATCGAGATCACCACCAACGTAGTAGGATAGGTCGAGGGAGGCGATGTTGGAGAATCTATGGAAGAACTGGCATGTTGGATTATAGACGGTGCATGTGAGAGATGATCGAAGACGGTTTGTGACGGAGAGGAACTGTTTGGATACGAGAGAAAGAGGCTTTAGTTCAACGTAGCGACGGTGAGTGTACTCGGTATCGTGGTTGATAAGGAATTTGAAGATATATTCCCAACACTCATCTAGTAAGTAAACAttacttgaagaagaagaagcagcaGCAGCCATGGGCatagttgattttgatttgagagAGTTTCTTTTCCTCTTCATGTTGTTGGAAACTTTGGTGCCGCCAATATTTGAGAAAAGCAACCTTAGGTTTTCGTTTTTGGTGTTTTGTGTATGTGTTATGGAATAGAATGAAGTATTTTAACTAGGGTAAGAAATATGGGCCTACAGCTTAACTTAAACCGACTCAAATAGGTTTAAGTATTTTTATAAGTTTATTAAAATTTAAGGAAGAGTAGCCAAATGACGATTAAATACATATTTAATTTGTAAATTGGTATTCTGAAAAAAATTACCTCTCATAGAAACAAGTCTAGAAAGAAAAAAATCTTATATTTAAGAGTTAAAACTTTGCAAACAAGACATCCTTAGTTTCTATCTATGTCACTAAAACAAAAATGAGATGGGGCATTTATCTTTATTTAATGATAGCTTTGATAAAACTATTGTGAtaatatcatcaccactcaactTATCACAATATGTTAAATCAAATTGTTTCAGTTGTGTGCACTTTTCAACGACGCGCAAGACTCCCTTTTCTGTGAAACGATAACAATAACTCAAATCAAGAAACTCCAAATTGGAAAAATGAAAGCAAACAATATGAGACTTTCGTCAGTTATAAATGAATTGTAAGCCAAATGTAGAAACTTTAATCGAGGGTTCACATGAAAATCCTTCAAAGAATCAGAATTATCTACACTCTCTCTGAAGATAAATATGCCTTCTATTGTGATCTCTCTAAGTGAATGACAATTTCTTATGACTGTAAACAAGGCTGACTCTAAGAGTTTCCAACAATTACTAAGGTTTATAGACGCCAAATCAGGAAGGAGCGGAGAGAATCGGGTAACATGATCATCATTTAGAAAAGCATCACCTTGAAGACCTAAATGTTGTATCCCGCAACACTTGgataataaacaattttttttttcaataagcaattgattagAGGTAgtgcactaggggtgcaacccttacaaaaagaTCCAATAAAAACGGATCAAAGGCCAACTAAGGGAGCCTTGTACCATTCGTAAAAACCGCATTTAACCAAATCTTTGTTTACAAACAGCCACCTCCAAGAGGAGAAGATAATATTGTTATACACCCACTCACAACTATACATCTTATTTTCAAACACCATAGTGTTTCTCATGCACCAAAGACTCCAAGTAGTTGCAATCCACACTGATAAGAGCTTATCTTTTATGCTAGTTCTCCTCACCTTTACTAGAATAGAGCCGAAGTCCTTAAACTCGGCTAAGGATAACCACGAAACAGCCCCCATCCACTCAAACACTTTGCATTATAACTATAGCCGATACATTCTTCAAGAACAAATCTCTTCAAGGGAAGACTTTCTCTTGCAATAGAGTAGAGCAAATCATTTGAAATTTTCGAACGGTAAAATTTAAGAGAACTCAAACCCTTCAAACTCACGAATGAGTCAATGTTCTGTGAAGTAACGTGATTAAATTCAATCCAGGCAATAGATAAGGATTTCAATGTTAGTGTGTCACGGAGAGCCAAAGCAATGCCTGCATCGAGATCAAGGGAGTGGAAACTGATTTCAAGGGAATTAAGGTTGTAGAACTTATGGAAGAGATATGATAGTAAAGAATGTGATGGATGAGAGATGTTGATAGATAATGTGAGTCGGATGGTGATGGAGAGGAAGTGTTTAGAGACTCGGGATAGAGAGTTAAAGTCGCCGTCGAGGAATGAAAAGACATACTCCCAGCAATCATCAGGTAAGTAAAAATCAGGTTCTGCAGCAATAGGgtctgttgttgtttgttgttgctGCGAAGATTCAATACaagttattttcttatttttcataTTCAATACTTGTTCCATATTGAGACTATTACGTTGAAGAACAATGGAATATTGGAGTCGCGCGTGGTTCTTATTTTCTTGTTACATATTGAGATTATATAtagcattaaaaaaattaaactactACCGAAAATTCCGCTAAATCTAACAAATATAAtttgtttggatttttttatagatttaaaacttttaacTGTTTCAATCAAATCAGATATTATATCTAAATACACCTgctaacccaaaaaaaaaaaatacacaaacagaaatattttaattttaaaaaacatcAGAAAAAAATTTGATAGACTAATAgcaaatatttttagatttttaaataatataaattttttattaggtatcctttgtttctaaaaccaaaTCAACTTAAAACGGCACATTTAATGTGAAATATGGAAATTATTTCATATAGAtggattttattttgagtttaattGATATACCTTgtcagtataatttttttttattgaaatcataatttaatttacaAGATCAATAGGCATCATGTTACTCGatcattaataaaattatatgaaacaatgaaaaattagagagaaatatTTTATAGATTAATAgcaaatattttgattttattgaaATTTATTAAAATCATAATTCATGTTGTGACTAATGTTCGGAAACACCGTATGGGACTTAGGCATACGCAATTGTGAGTTCCCGAAAATGGTACTTCACGTGCTGCGGCCCGCGGGACTGTAAGTTGACGTTTCAGTTTTGGAGCAGTATTATTCCAAATACTAGAAGGTATAGCTTTTTCATGTGTAACCTGTCGTCATGGATCAACATGAATATAGGCAATAAGCGGAACCTTGGCTGGCCGGAAAACTGAGACAGGTTTTCGGCGAATGCTTGCCATATGTTGTAGATGTGGAGGAATAAAGAGAAGTTTGATGAAGGTTTCGTTAAGCCGCATAATCAGGTGGAGAGAGTGAGGAGGGTGATTGGGTGTTATGCGATATCGAACGAAATCATGAGAGAGTGTTGTATGGGGAAAGAAGTTATTATGCAAATTCACTTTGTTCCTCTTAGAAGTGGGTGGATTTGCATTAATATAGATGGAGCTTGTAAAAAAGGTATTATTAGTTATGGCGGTGTGATTCGAGGGG contains:
- the LOC131601567 gene encoding F-box/LRR-repeat protein 3-like, translating into MAAAASSSSSNVYLLDECWEYIFKFLINHDTEYTHRRYVELKPLSLVSKQFLSVTNRLRSSLTCTVYNPTCQFFHRFSNIASLDLSYYVGGDLDDLLIQISRFPLKITSLNISNQLIIRVKGLRAFSKNITTLTSLVCSNIATLYYTHMLFIAECFPLLEELDFSKPKQFKFNKTAFFPAQALSLALPKLRKVNVANYYISNELLFHMCKNCKLLKEVNIINCWRITLSDIAADLHERPTLSSLSFSASKFHPLTSSFIDSLVILKGLTSLDLFNLRISDELLSSIAMEGLPLTRLGLRNCSGCSYTGIYSLLSKSPCIQHLILQRASCLNNQHVAELSLFLDDLISINLSRCKRLTESALFALVRNCPSLIEINMGGTSIGKESVRNSNSSKDPIVNSQLKSLYLANCEKLRDETIIRFSSIFSNLQLLDLNSFQPDEDIGQVFRRFCNIRHLNLAKCPRVKLLVGMNFELPNLEVLNLSCTSVGRNVTQKGVKHVLENCTQLREINLRNCSNVDRDVCSVLLSSLSLRKIIAPSRIRFTKGTMKLFSHHGCRVCKHSAKMFHSLDLDAGIALALRDRLTLKSLSIAWIELNHVTSQYIDSFVS
- the LOC131601578 gene encoding uncharacterized protein LOC131601578, which codes for MRLNETFIKLLFIPPHLQHMASIRRKPVSVFRPAKVTHEKAIPSSIWNNTAPKLKRQLTVPRAAAREVPFSGTHNCQQQTTTDPIAAEPDFYLPDDCWEYVFSFLDGDFNSLSRVSKHFLSITIRLTLSINISHPSHSLLSYLFHKFYNLNSLEISFHSLDLDAGIALALRDTLTLKSLSIAWIEFNHVTSQNIDSFVSLKGLSSLKFYRSKISNDLLYSIARESLPLKRFVLEECIGYSYNAKCLSGWGLFRGYP